In Nitrospira sp., a genomic segment contains:
- a CDS encoding molybdopterin-dependent oxidoreductase, with amino-acid sequence MDQNDRLIKSKEQWAKARRGGEEREVFYEGDDRLPPGQHLVENWPVLDLGHKPDISLETWRLSIGGAVTTTVTWTWSDFLAQPQFTDISDFHCVTSWSRYDNEWEGVSFKQLMAVVQPLASARFVLFTSYDDYTTNLPLSACQDDDVLLTYKWNGRPLTKDHGGPVRMIVPKRYAWKGAKWIKEITFSEQDEKGFWEVRGYSNSAFPWKNDRYG; translated from the coding sequence ATGGATCAGAACGACCGGTTGATCAAGAGCAAGGAACAGTGGGCAAAGGCCCGCCGTGGCGGAGAAGAGCGCGAAGTCTTTTATGAGGGCGACGACCGGCTTCCGCCAGGCCAGCATTTGGTGGAAAACTGGCCGGTGCTGGATCTCGGTCACAAACCGGACATTTCCCTTGAGACCTGGAGATTGAGCATCGGGGGCGCCGTCACCACAACCGTCACCTGGACATGGTCGGATTTTCTCGCCCAACCGCAGTTCACAGACATCTCAGACTTTCACTGCGTGACATCCTGGAGTCGGTACGACAATGAATGGGAGGGCGTCAGCTTCAAGCAGTTGATGGCGGTCGTTCAACCGCTGGCATCCGCTCGATTCGTCCTGTTCACGTCTTACGACGACTACACCACCAATCTCCCCCTGAGCGCGTGTCAGGACGATGACGTGTTGCTGACCTACAAATGGAACGGACGTCCGCTGACCAAAGACCATGGCGGGCCGGTTCGGATGATCGTCCCGAAACGATATGCCTGGAAAGGAGCAAAGTGGATCAAAGAAATCACGTTTTCGGAGCAGGACGAGAAGGGGTTCTGGGAAGTCCGGGG
- a CDS encoding DUF3047 domain-containing protein gives MSRAVLLLALLLGLVSVGLAHEPPRLLVGAFSHAVEGSTLPEGWSPLTFKKIARHTHYEVVKDGATSVMKAVSDASASGLTKAVTIIPREYPIVRWRWKVENLLERSDMSRKDGDDYPARLYITFAYEPDKVPIQKKLQYKLGQALFGEIPIAALNYIWDGKSPAETLVDNAYTGFAKMIVVQSGSRHVGSWVEQERNVYEDYKRAFGEEPPAINGVAIMTDTDNTRERAVAYYGDIEFFQPGN, from the coding sequence ATGAGTCGAGCTGTACTGTTGTTGGCCCTCTTGTTGGGGTTGGTGTCCGTTGGGCTGGCGCACGAGCCACCCAGGTTGCTCGTGGGGGCTTTTTCACATGCAGTTGAAGGGAGCACTCTGCCGGAGGGGTGGAGTCCACTCACGTTTAAAAAGATTGCTCGGCACACGCACTACGAGGTCGTGAAGGATGGGGCAACGTCCGTCATGAAGGCGGTGAGTGACGCCTCGGCTTCAGGCCTGACCAAGGCCGTGACGATCATCCCGCGTGAGTATCCAATCGTCCGTTGGCGATGGAAGGTCGAGAATCTGTTGGAACGCAGCGATATGAGCCGCAAGGACGGCGATGACTATCCCGCGCGGCTGTACATTACTTTCGCGTATGAGCCGGATAAGGTACCCATCCAGAAGAAACTACAGTACAAGCTCGGACAGGCGCTGTTCGGCGAGATTCCCATCGCGGCGCTCAACTACATCTGGGACGGGAAGAGTCCCGCGGAAACTCTGGTAGACAACGCCTATACCGGGTTCGCCAAGATGATTGTGGTACAAAGCGGGTCCCGCCACGTCGGCTCCTGGGTCGAACAGGAACGAAATGTCTATGAAGACTATAAGCGGGCGTTCGGTGAGGAGCCGCCAGCCATCAACGGCGTGGCCATTATGACCGACACGGACAATACGCGGGAGCGTGCCGTGGCCTACTACGGCGATATTGAGTTTTTCCAGCCAGGGAACTAA
- a CDS encoding CBS domain-containing protein, which translates to MDLITTHVNADFDGMASMVAARKLYPGALLVLPGGAQESVRNFLATHDMDLIRLKDLALERVRRLVLVDVQEPDRLGPLRVLSTRSDVEVHVFDHHEVGLRAEPPLWPSVSHRQVESVGATTTLLVEQLKSRQISLTADEATILALGLYEETGSFVYPSTTPRDVEAAASVLRAGADLRVVAETLQHPLDPDLIALLNDLLQSGEVYYLEGRKILVASSAYDRYSGDLAEAVQRLAELHGLDAVIVAIALQEKVEIIGRSRRPEIDVAWIAREFGGGGHAVAAAASVKGRTLVEVQQQLTRLLTERYRPTLLARDVMTTPVKSIAEEATVVEAERAMTTHGVNVLPVVDRKGRYLGMIARETIQKALFHHLETHQVGELAGGGHYTALPDTPFHDIETRMIELNQRFVPVLSDGNTVGVITRTDLLRSLHEDVLAGARGKPKSLMGLESMGVERRRDLTGLLRDRLPPAVHNFLRTAGELGERLGVSVYVVGGFVRDVLLGLDNLDVDLVVEGDGIAFARELAKQQGGSVNVHERFGTAVVHLRDEFKLDVATARTEYYEYPTALPTVEQSSIKKDLYRRDFTINTLAVALRPRRFGQLIDFYGGQRDLKERLIRVLHSLSFVEDPTRVFRAIRFELRFNFQLSKDTLALIKGAVKMELFHRLSGQRLLDELRLLFSERAPRHAVRRLSELDLLRFIHPTLAWSDRLDRRLIDVEAALDWYRLSALDRPLREWLVYAMALAEAMPDQAVREMLKRFPFAEAERAAIDEARFLTQPACRTLSRRVPVKPSETVRVLTGLSEECLVFLLAQSLNKSAKRHLSLYLTTYRNVKPALTGKALSALGLKPGPLYRKILARLTEARLDGEVKTEEDELALVKDCIDRGCGESTR; encoded by the coding sequence ATGGATCTGATCACGACGCATGTGAACGCCGACTTTGACGGCATGGCCTCCATGGTTGCGGCGAGAAAATTATACCCTGGAGCGTTGCTGGTACTTCCCGGTGGTGCGCAGGAAAGCGTCCGGAATTTTCTGGCCACGCATGACATGGATCTCATCCGATTGAAAGACCTGGCGTTGGAACGGGTGCGGCGCCTGGTGCTGGTGGATGTGCAGGAGCCGGATCGACTTGGCCCGTTGAGGGTGCTCAGTACCCGCAGCGATGTGGAAGTTCATGTGTTTGACCATCATGAGGTAGGGCTGCGTGCCGAGCCGCCGCTGTGGCCGTCTGTCAGTCACCGGCAGGTTGAATCCGTCGGGGCGACCACCACCCTGCTCGTGGAGCAACTGAAAAGCCGGCAGATTTCCCTCACCGCCGATGAGGCGACCATACTGGCGCTGGGCTTGTATGAAGAAACCGGTTCGTTTGTCTATCCGTCCACTACTCCGCGGGACGTGGAGGCGGCGGCCTCTGTGTTGCGGGCCGGGGCCGATTTGCGTGTCGTCGCCGAGACGTTGCAACATCCCCTGGACCCGGACCTCATCGCGCTCCTGAACGATCTGCTGCAGTCCGGCGAAGTCTACTACCTGGAAGGCCGCAAGATTCTTGTCGCCTCGAGTGCCTATGACCGGTATAGCGGCGACCTCGCCGAAGCCGTCCAACGGCTGGCGGAATTGCATGGCCTCGACGCCGTCATCGTCGCCATTGCCTTGCAAGAGAAGGTCGAAATCATCGGAAGAAGTCGAAGGCCGGAGATCGACGTGGCATGGATCGCGCGTGAATTCGGCGGCGGCGGCCATGCGGTGGCGGCGGCGGCAAGCGTTAAAGGCCGGACATTGGTGGAGGTGCAGCAACAACTGACACGGCTGCTGACAGAGCGCTATCGTCCTACGTTATTGGCTCGAGATGTCATGACGACGCCGGTCAAATCGATCGCCGAAGAGGCAACCGTTGTGGAAGCCGAACGGGCGATGACGACCCATGGAGTGAATGTGCTTCCCGTGGTCGATCGGAAGGGGCGCTATCTCGGCATGATTGCTCGGGAGACGATTCAGAAAGCGCTGTTCCATCATCTCGAAACCCATCAGGTCGGAGAGCTGGCCGGCGGCGGACACTATACGGCCCTGCCTGACACGCCGTTTCACGACATTGAAACCAGGATGATCGAGTTGAACCAACGGTTTGTCCCGGTGTTATCCGACGGCAACACGGTCGGGGTCATCACCAGGACCGATCTGTTGCGCAGCCTGCATGAGGATGTGTTGGCGGGTGCGCGTGGAAAGCCGAAATCGTTGATGGGACTGGAATCGATGGGCGTCGAACGGCGCCGAGATCTCACGGGGCTGTTGCGCGACCGGCTGCCTCCCGCGGTCCACAATTTTCTCCGAACGGCTGGAGAGCTGGGCGAGCGCTTGGGTGTGTCGGTGTATGTCGTCGGGGGATTTGTCCGCGACGTCTTGCTCGGCCTCGACAATCTTGATGTGGACCTTGTGGTGGAGGGCGACGGGATCGCGTTCGCGCGGGAGCTGGCCAAACAACAAGGCGGGAGCGTCAATGTTCACGAACGGTTTGGCACGGCGGTGGTGCATCTGCGAGACGAGTTCAAGCTGGATGTGGCCACCGCCCGCACCGAGTACTACGAATATCCGACTGCGTTGCCCACGGTCGAGCAGAGTTCCATCAAGAAAGATCTCTACCGGCGGGATTTTACGATCAACACGTTGGCCGTGGCGCTCCGGCCTCGTCGATTCGGCCAGCTCATCGATTTTTATGGCGGACAACGCGATCTCAAGGAGCGCCTGATCCGAGTCCTTCACAGTTTGAGTTTTGTGGAGGATCCGACGCGGGTCTTTCGTGCCATACGATTCGAACTACGGTTCAATTTTCAATTGAGCAAGGACACGCTGGCCTTGATTAAAGGCGCGGTGAAGATGGAATTGTTTCACCGGCTCTCCGGCCAGCGACTCTTGGATGAATTGCGGTTGTTGTTTTCCGAGCGCGCGCCCCGACATGCCGTTCGGCGTCTGTCTGAGCTCGACCTGTTGCGATTCATTCATCCGACCCTCGCTTGGTCGGATCGATTGGATCGGCGGCTCATCGACGTGGAGGCGGCGCTGGATTGGTATCGACTCTCCGCTCTGGACCGGCCTCTCCGTGAATGGCTGGTCTATGCGATGGCATTGGCCGAGGCCATGCCGGATCAAGCGGTGCGCGAGATGCTGAAGCGGTTTCCGTTTGCCGAGGCTGAGCGTGCCGCGATCGATGAAGCCCGATTTCTTACGCAGCCGGCTTGCCGCACCTTGAGTCGACGTGTGCCGGTGAAACCATCGGAAACGGTTCGGGTCTTGACGGGTCTGTCGGAGGAGTGCCTGGTCTTTCTCCTGGCGCAGAGCCTGAATAAGTCGGCAAAGCGGCATCTCTCGCTCTATCTCACGACCTATCGCAACGTGAAGCCTGCGCTGACGGGGAAGGCACTGAGCGCCCTGGGGTTGAAACCTGGCCCTCTGTACCGGAAGATTCTGGCGCGTCTCACCGAGGCGCGGCTGGATGGCGAGGTCAAGACGGAAGAGGATGAACTGGCACTGGTGAAAGACTGTATCGATCGAGGATGTGGGGAATCGACGCGCTAA
- a CDS encoding mercuric reductase has translation MSRDANVSSSSKAAPRQELVLPDDDHNRRLVENVHPSNWVNPEPAGRYNLVVIGAGVAGLITAVVAAGLGAKVALIERHLMGGDCLNVGCVPSKALIRAANVWAHVRDASVFGAQVASEASCDFGVAMARMRELRARISHLDSASRYTSLGVDVYIGQGRFTGQDRVVVEGPAGNRTLSFVKAVICTGAKASAPPIPGLEAVGYLTNDTLFSLTELPPRMAVIGAGPVGCELAQAFARFGSQVSLFEVMHGILPNEDRDAAEIVQGVMAKDGVTLLCCGKDLNVERTPEGKRLVVESHGQRHAVIVDEIVVGTGRSPNVQGLGLEAVGVQFDKTGVTVNERLQTTNPRIYAAGDICSRDKFTHAAEAMAQIVIQNALFPHPFGLGYATTNSLTMPWCTYTTPEIAHVGVYATDAKKKGVEIETYTYHFNDVDRAVLDGDEEGFARLHIQKGTDKILGATIVSAHAGDLISEVSIAMKAGAGAKTIATTIHPYPTRAEIIKKTANLWRKAHFTPRTRAALARLFAWLRR, from the coding sequence ATGTCGCGTGATGCGAACGTCAGTTCGTCGTCCAAAGCAGCCCCGAGACAAGAGCTGGTGTTGCCGGACGACGATCATAACCGCAGGCTCGTGGAGAACGTGCACCCGTCCAATTGGGTGAATCCGGAACCGGCAGGGCGATACAACCTGGTGGTCATTGGGGCCGGGGTTGCGGGATTGATCACTGCCGTCGTTGCGGCCGGACTCGGCGCAAAGGTTGCCCTCATTGAACGGCATCTGATGGGGGGAGATTGTTTAAACGTCGGCTGTGTCCCGTCCAAGGCGCTCATTCGTGCCGCAAATGTCTGGGCGCACGTGCGTGATGCGTCGGTCTTTGGGGCACAGGTGGCTTCCGAAGCCAGCTGTGACTTTGGGGTTGCGATGGCGCGGATGAGAGAGCTGCGCGCCCGAATTAGCCATCTGGATTCCGCCTCGCGATATACCTCGCTGGGCGTCGATGTGTACATTGGCCAAGGCCGGTTCACCGGCCAGGACAGAGTGGTTGTGGAAGGGCCGGCGGGCAACCGAACCCTGTCTTTTGTGAAAGCGGTCATCTGCACGGGCGCAAAAGCATCAGCTCCGCCCATTCCCGGGTTGGAAGCGGTAGGGTACCTCACGAATGACACCCTGTTTTCTCTGACTGAGTTGCCTCCGCGAATGGCCGTAATCGGCGCGGGACCGGTCGGGTGTGAACTGGCGCAGGCGTTTGCGCGATTCGGCAGTCAGGTGTCGTTGTTCGAGGTCATGCACGGTATTCTGCCGAATGAAGATCGGGATGCGGCGGAAATTGTTCAAGGGGTGATGGCTAAGGACGGGGTCACGCTTCTCTGTTGCGGAAAAGATTTGAATGTCGAACGCACCCCCGAAGGCAAACGCCTGGTCGTTGAGTCGCATGGCCAGCGCCATGCGGTGATCGTCGATGAAATTGTCGTGGGGACGGGCCGCTCACCGAATGTGCAGGGGCTCGGGCTCGAGGCTGTCGGGGTCCAGTTCGACAAGACCGGAGTTACGGTCAATGAACGGCTTCAAACAACGAATCCGCGGATCTATGCCGCCGGCGACATTTGCTCACGCGACAAATTTACGCATGCGGCGGAGGCCATGGCGCAGATCGTCATTCAAAATGCCTTGTTTCCACATCCTTTTGGCTTGGGGTATGCGACGACGAATTCCCTCACCATGCCTTGGTGTACCTACACCACACCGGAAATCGCCCACGTCGGTGTGTACGCGACCGACGCGAAGAAGAAGGGCGTGGAGATCGAAACGTATACCTACCATTTCAATGACGTGGATCGCGCCGTGCTGGATGGTGATGAGGAAGGGTTTGCGCGCCTTCACATCCAGAAGGGAACCGACAAGATTCTTGGCGCGACGATCGTATCCGCGCATGCCGGCGATTTGATCAGTGAAGTGTCGATCGCGATGAAGGCAGGTGCCGGGGCAAAGACCATTGCCACGACGATCCATCCCTATCCCACCAGGGCTGAGATCATCAAGAAAACCGCGAATCTCTGGCGCAAGGCGCATTTTACTCCGCGGACCAGGGCAGCCCTGGCGCGATTGTTTGCCTGGTTGCGGCGATGA